One region of Betaproteobacteria bacterium genomic DNA includes:
- the priB gene encoding primosomal replication protein N yields the protein MAHDALELRFTPAGIPVLEFRLRHTSVQSEAGGARRVELDMPAIAFGPLAQRLAQDAPGGEVVASGFLAPRSLRSTQLVLHAQEIEFQ from the coding sequence ATGGCGCACGACGCGCTCGAACTGCGCTTCACGCCCGCCGGCATTCCGGTCCTGGAGTTCCGCTTGCGACACACGTCGGTGCAGAGCGAGGCGGGCGGAGCGCGCCGCGTCGAGCTCGACATGCCGGCGATCGCATTCGGGCCGCTGGCGCAGCGCCTGGCGCAGGACGCGCCGGGAGGCGAGGTTGTCGCGAGCGGATTCCTGGCTCCACGCAGTCTGCGCAGCACGCAGCTCGTACTGCATGCGCAGGAGATCGAATTTCAATAG
- the rpsF gene encoding 30S ribosomal protein S6 has protein sequence MRHYEMVFIVHPDQSEQVPAMIDRYRTMVSGRGGKLHRLEDWGRRQLAYPIQKLHKAHYVLMNIECDDETLQELEHAFRFNDAVLRHLTTKADEAVTTPSPMMREEKPRSSDRDRGRDRDRGDRGDRDRGPRPERAPQPQPQPQAEEKPGEKIEEKPAEKTPA, from the coding sequence ATGCGACACTACGAGATGGTATTCATCGTCCATCCGGACCAAAGCGAGCAGGTCCCGGCGATGATCGACCGCTACCGCACCATGGTAAGCGGCCGCGGCGGCAAGCTCCACCGCCTGGAAGACTGGGGCCGCCGCCAGCTCGCCTATCCCATACAGAAGCTGCACAAGGCCCACTACGTACTCATGAACATCGAGTGCGATGACGAGACCTTGCAGGAGCTCGAACACGCATTCCGCTTCAACGATGCCGTGCTGCGGCATCTCACGACGAAAGCGGACGAGGCCGTCACCACGCCGTCGCCGATGATGCGCGAAGAGAAACCGCGCTCGAGCGACCGGGATCGGGGCCGTGACCGCGATCGGGGTGACCGCGGCGATCGCGACCGGGGTCCACGTCCCGAGCGCGCGCCGCAACCGCAGCCGCAGCCGCAGGCGGAAGAAAAGCCCGGGGAAAAGATCGAAGAGAAGCCGGCCGAGAAAACCCCAGCGTGA
- the rlmB gene encoding 23S rRNA (guanosine(2251)-2'-O)-methyltransferase RlmB: MSDTRILFGFHAVVGRLRRRPDSVHEIYLDPARRDARARDLAARAAAAGVRVIEADASRIERIAGAEKHQGVAARVVAIELRAGIEDVIAQAQEPVLLLVLDGVQDPHNLGACLRVADGFGAHAVIAPKDRAVALTPTVAKVAAGAADAVPYLQVTNLARTLKQLQQAGIWVIGADQEGADPLPAARLDGPLAWVLGAEGEGLRRLTRESCDQLVRIPMQGSVESLNVSVAAGICLYESRRQRAMSQRAMALNSRSKGL, translated from the coding sequence ATGAGTGACACGCGCATCCTGTTCGGCTTCCACGCGGTCGTCGGCCGGCTGCGGCGGCGTCCCGACAGCGTTCACGAGATCTATCTCGACCCGGCGCGGCGCGATGCGCGTGCGCGCGATCTGGCGGCGCGAGCGGCGGCGGCCGGTGTGCGAGTGATCGAAGCCGATGCGAGCCGTATCGAGCGCATCGCTGGCGCCGAGAAGCACCAGGGGGTTGCGGCGCGCGTGGTCGCAATCGAGCTGCGCGCCGGCATCGAGGACGTCATCGCGCAGGCGCAAGAACCCGTGCTGCTGCTCGTGCTCGACGGCGTGCAGGACCCGCACAACCTCGGCGCCTGCCTGCGCGTGGCCGACGGATTCGGCGCCCACGCGGTGATCGCGCCGAAAGACCGCGCGGTGGCGCTCACGCCCACCGTCGCCAAGGTCGCCGCGGGCGCCGCGGACGCGGTGCCTTATCTGCAGGTCACCAACCTCGCGCGTACCCTGAAGCAACTACAGCAAGCGGGCATCTGGGTCATCGGCGCGGACCAGGAGGGCGCGGACCCGCTGCCCGCGGCGCGGCTGGACGGTCCGCTTGCCTGGGTGCTAGGCGCCGAGGGCGAGGGCCTGCGCCGCCTGACGCGCGAATCCTGCGATCAGCTCGTGCGCATCCCCATGCAGGGGAGCGTGGAAAGTCTGAATGTTTCGGTGGCGGCGGGAATCTGCCTGTACGAGAGCCGCCGCCAGCGCGCCATGTCACAACGCGCCATGGCCTTGAACTCGCGCTCCAAGGGGCTATAA
- the rpsR gene encoding 30S ribosomal protein S18: protein MAVRRSSKTTKGRGRPGGRRDGRGSRALFRRRKFCRFTAEGVKQIDYKDIDVLKEFVNENGKIIPARITGTSAKYQRQLSVAIQRARFLALLPYTDLH, encoded by the coding sequence ATGGCAGTCAGACGCTCTAGCAAGACGACAAAAGGCCGCGGACGCCCCGGTGGACGCCGCGACGGACGCGGCTCGCGGGCGCTGTTCCGGCGCCGCAAGTTCTGCCGCTTCACCGCCGAGGGCGTGAAGCAGATCGACTACAAGGACATCGATGTCCTGAAGGAATTCGTCAACGAGAACGGCAAAATCATTCCCGCGCGGATCACCGGCACGAGCGCGAAGTACCAGCGCCAGCTCTCGGTTGCGATCCAGCGGGCGCGCTTCCTGGCGCTGCTGCCGTACACCGACCTGCACTGA
- a CDS encoding 50S ribosomal protein L9 — MEVILLEKLPNLGGLGDVVKVKAGFARNYLIPYGKARRATPENIAEFEGRRGELEKLQSEALGQAQERAARLEGLMLQITRKAGVDGKLFGSVTNADIAEALEAAGHEVPKAVIRMPQGPLKQIGDHDIALALHADVNAQIKVSVLGDTV, encoded by the coding sequence ATGGAAGTAATCCTTCTGGAGAAGCTGCCGAACCTGGGCGGCCTGGGCGACGTGGTCAAGGTGAAGGCCGGGTTCGCGCGCAACTATCTCATCCCGTACGGCAAGGCGCGTCGCGCCACACCCGAGAACATTGCCGAGTTCGAAGGCCGGCGCGGCGAGCTGGAGAAGCTGCAGTCCGAGGCGTTGGGGCAGGCACAGGAGCGTGCTGCCAGGCTCGAGGGCCTGATGCTGCAAATCACACGCAAGGCGGGCGTGGACGGCAAGCTGTTCGGCTCGGTGACCAATGCCGATATCGCCGAAGCTCTCGAAGCCGCCGGGCACGAAGTGCCCAAGGCTGTCATCCGCATGCCGCAGGGACCGCTCAAGCAGATCGGCGATCACGACATCGCGCTCGCGTTGCACGCCGACGTGAACGCGCAGATCAAGGTCTCGGTGCTCGGCGATACCGTCTAG